Proteins encoded in a region of the Devosia sp. RR2S18 genome:
- a CDS encoding Ku protein, whose protein sequence is MAPRASWKGHLRLSLVSCAVKMYPATSSADRISFNQLHKETMNRINMKPVDPKLGLVERSDLVRGYEYEPKQYVLIEDSDLDAVRIESNHTINIEAFVDEDQVDVIYQDAPYYLAPDGALAEETFIVLREALRQSGKVGIGRLVLTSRERVVTISARETGMFISTLRNPSEVRGTAEYFGDIPVGNPDPEMLELAQKLIEQKATLFDPKAYEDRYEKALLAMIKEKVKGHKPVTAAAPERGNVIDLMAALKASLGEPKPAARSKSKAAPAAKEAKKAGAPETATAKPKPAARKKA, encoded by the coding sequence ATGGCTCCAAGAGCGAGTTGGAAGGGACATCTGCGGCTGAGCCTGGTGTCCTGTGCAGTCAAGATGTATCCCGCGACCAGCTCAGCTGATCGCATCAGCTTCAATCAGTTGCACAAAGAGACCATGAACCGGATCAACATGAAGCCGGTCGACCCCAAGCTGGGTCTGGTCGAGCGGAGCGATCTGGTGCGCGGCTACGAGTACGAGCCCAAGCAGTACGTGCTGATCGAAGACAGCGACCTCGACGCAGTGCGGATCGAATCCAACCACACCATCAACATCGAGGCCTTTGTTGACGAGGACCAGGTGGATGTCATCTACCAGGATGCGCCCTACTATCTGGCACCGGACGGCGCGCTGGCTGAGGAAACCTTCATTGTCCTCCGCGAAGCACTCCGGCAAAGCGGCAAGGTGGGCATCGGACGCCTGGTCCTCACCAGTCGTGAGCGGGTGGTCACGATCAGTGCGCGCGAGACCGGTATGTTCATCTCGACCCTGCGCAATCCCAGTGAAGTTCGGGGAACCGCCGAGTATTTCGGCGACATTCCGGTTGGCAACCCAGACCCAGAAATGCTTGAGCTTGCGCAGAAGCTCATTGAGCAGAAGGCCACCCTGTTCGATCCAAAAGCCTATGAGGACCGGTACGAGAAGGCGCTCTTGGCCATGATCAAGGAGAAGGTAAAGGGCCACAAGCCCGTCACCGCCGCCGCTCCAGAACGCGGCAATGTCATCGACCTTATGGCCGCCCTCAAGGCAAGCTTGGGTGAGCCGAAGCCTGCGGCTCGCAGCAAATCCAAGGCGGCACCAGCAGCAAAAGAGGCCAAGAAGGCCGGAGCTCCGGAAACCGCCACGGCCAAGCCGAAACCAGCCGCCAGGAAGAAGGCCTGA
- a CDS encoding reverse transcriptase domain-containing protein, whose translation MYRSFDIAKRSGTTRAIMAPDRRLKMLQRKLAALLDRMYRPRASVHGFVKDRSVKSNAESHLRRRFVANLDLKDYFPSISEKRVIGLLESLGVVERVAEIIARLCCIQGALPQGAPTSPVISNMICFRLDKQMQAFAKETRSIYTRYADDITISSYQPLTGVFEGSVPPAGRFSPDLLSTKLRRIVSENGFTINPEKSHYADKHSRRSVTGLRINEFINVDRRYIRNIRAALYRAETSGIAVAQDILLSKYHNPSDLAAHLQGRLAWVGHVKGRSDPTFRSLAARFNKIFPDKQLEILPTAIEMRDRSVWLIEHDGDNGSQGSAFFVSGVGLLTAQHCVAGAPELEVYHPSKPANKFTVTVANADEHRDLAILSHGIPPTEYYELELSRRKIQVGDNTTAIGYPGYGPGDRINVRIGSVSSLPIKQGVAKIEVGQTLTQGMSGGPLLDVDGEVAGIIHRGGPGEGRDFAIHVDVLRHWLGELARQ comes from the coding sequence ATGTACCGGTCCTTCGATATCGCCAAGCGAAGCGGCACGACGCGGGCGATCATGGCGCCGGATCGTCGTCTCAAGATGCTGCAAAGGAAATTGGCTGCGCTGCTCGATCGCATGTACCGTCCTCGGGCAAGTGTCCATGGCTTCGTGAAGGATCGCTCCGTCAAATCTAACGCAGAATCCCACCTTCGTCGTCGGTTCGTGGCAAATTTGGATTTGAAAGACTATTTTCCGTCAATCTCTGAAAAGCGCGTCATCGGCTTATTGGAGTCCCTGGGTGTCGTAGAGCGAGTGGCGGAAATCATCGCCCGCCTGTGCTGCATCCAAGGAGCGCTGCCGCAAGGAGCACCGACCAGTCCTGTCATTTCCAACATGATTTGTTTCCGTCTGGACAAACAGATGCAGGCCTTCGCAAAGGAGACGAGGTCCATTTACACCCGCTATGCCGACGACATCACCATCTCGAGTTACCAACCGCTGACCGGCGTGTTCGAAGGATCAGTACCGCCGGCTGGCCGTTTTTCGCCCGATCTGCTGAGCACGAAACTGCGCCGCATCGTCAGCGAGAACGGATTCACGATAAACCCAGAGAAATCACACTACGCGGACAAGCATTCGCGCCGGTCAGTGACCGGTCTGCGCATCAATGAATTCATCAACGTAGACAGACGGTACATCCGGAACATCCGCGCAGCCCTATACCGGGCCGAGACCTCCGGTATAGCTGTCGCTCAGGACATTCTTCTCAGCAAGTACCACAACCCCTCTGATCTGGCCGCGCACCTGCAGGGGCGGCTCGCCTGGGTAGGTCACGTCAAAGGCAGATCAGACCCGACGTTTCGCAGCCTTGCGGCACGTTTCAACAAGATTTTTCCTGACAAGCAACTAGAGATCCTCCCAACTGCCATCGAGATGCGCGACCGCTCGGTCTGGTTGATTGAGCACGACGGCGACAACGGCTCGCAGGGCAGTGCGTTCTTCGTCAGTGGAGTAGGCCTTTTGACGGCCCAGCATTGCGTGGCAGGTGCGCCTGAGTTGGAGGTTTATCATCCCAGCAAGCCGGCAAACAAATTTACCGTCACCGTTGCAAATGCCGACGAGCACCGCGATCTGGCGATTTTATCCCACGGTATCCCACCCACCGAGTATTACGAACTGGAGCTATCGCGACGAAAGATCCAGGTTGGAGACAATACTACGGCGATTGGCTACCCGGGATATGGACCCGGCGACCGAATTAATGTGCGGATAGGTTCGGTAAGCTCCCTGCCGATTAAGCAGGGTGTTGCCAAGATCGAGGTGGGCCAGACACTGACGCAAGGCATGTCTGGTGGTCCTTTGCTTGACGTCGATGGAGAGGTGGCCGGAATCATCCACCGGGGAGGTCCTGGCGAAGGGCGAGACTTCGCCATCCATGTCGATGTTCTTAGACATTGGCTTGGTGAACTCGCAAGGCAATGA
- a CDS encoding tetratricopeptide repeat protein, whose amino-acid sequence MANLTGKSIGVLGALSALPMRLATKRVHELGGRLHRGQLRGTTILVLGRGLLTRYAGSELERRLETDDHTPTLLSESGLLRLIGSRPAPPAGTISRAALLRQSSLDPVTLDRLTLFDAFEHHEEPYSFRDLVMARKYAALVADGATWLAIARSVKPGSSGTLTPLHLEMGEDRIVSRDDRSVFELDGQRVMQFDEAAVDEEEDWFSRAEAAEAESQFEAAARLYGRCAAIDPNEATAAFNQGNCLRELGDLQAAMTAYATALKRDPLFSEAWLNQAAVLRELGRPGSARDHLLRAIGIDPEFGDAIYNLAALEYDEGELGEAARWWRRYLDLDQSSEWARRARAGVALAERQLRSSAV is encoded by the coding sequence TTGGCCAACCTCACCGGCAAGAGCATCGGGGTTCTGGGGGCGCTCAGTGCCTTGCCAATGCGGCTTGCCACCAAACGGGTCCACGAACTTGGCGGCAGGCTCCATCGTGGCCAGCTGCGCGGCACAACCATTCTCGTCCTTGGACGTGGCCTGCTGACCCGCTACGCGGGGAGCGAGTTGGAGCGACGGCTGGAAACGGATGATCACACCCCTACCCTCCTAAGCGAAAGCGGTCTTCTCCGTCTGATCGGCAGCCGCCCCGCACCGCCAGCTGGTACAATCAGTCGTGCGGCGCTCCTGCGGCAATCCAGTCTCGACCCGGTGACGCTGGATCGGCTCACGCTCTTCGATGCCTTCGAACACCATGAGGAGCCCTATTCGTTCCGGGACCTCGTGATGGCTCGGAAGTACGCAGCTCTGGTTGCGGATGGAGCGACCTGGCTGGCAATTGCCCGATCGGTCAAGCCGGGCAGCTCCGGCACCCTGACGCCACTGCACCTCGAAATGGGGGAAGACCGGATCGTCTCTCGCGATGATCGCTCCGTCTTCGAGCTGGACGGGCAACGCGTCATGCAATTTGACGAGGCGGCAGTCGACGAGGAGGAGGATTGGTTCTCCCGGGCCGAGGCTGCGGAGGCAGAAAGCCAGTTCGAGGCAGCCGCCCGGCTCTACGGTCGCTGTGCAGCCATTGATCCTAATGAGGCGACCGCAGCTTTCAACCAGGGAAACTGTCTGCGAGAGCTGGGAGATCTGCAAGCGGCCATGACCGCCTATGCCACAGCGCTGAAGCGCGACCCGCTGTTTAGCGAAGCGTGGCTGAATCAGGCGGCGGTGCTGAGGGAACTTGGCCGCCCGGGGAGCGCCCGGGATCATCTGCTGCGTGCGATTGGGATCGATCCAGAGTTCGGCGACGCGATCTACAATTTGGCGGCTCTCGAATATGACGAGGGTGAACTGGGAGAAGCAGCGCGCTGGTGGCGGCGATACCTCGATCTCGACCAGAGTTCGGAGTGGGCCCGCCGCGCTCGGGCAGGTGTTGCTCTGGCAGAACGTCAGCTCAGGAGTTCTGCGGTATGA
- the ligD gene encoding DNA ligase D, giving the protein MAALAAATRTKRQARRDSDSTPTLPLPAFRPFQLCTLTEAVPSGDDWLFEMKFDGYRAQVAISGGKARIFTRNGHDWTEQFSVLLPSLQSLTAGSALIDGEIVAIDAHGRTNFSMLKTGIRAGIPLKFYAFDLLDQDGRNLSDLPLIERKARLEKLIGFRDPSDSLQFSTHVQGDGDALLKTMCEGGHEGVIAKRADARYVGDRTTSWLKIKCTKRQEFVVGGWRPSDTGKGMASLILGTYENGQLVYRGRVGTGFTERMRDSILAQLKTRSLKSSPFAAVPRDIARLANWVRPELVAEVAFSEITPDGSLRHPSFKGLREDKPAAEVVLEQAGVSVPRAMLDPKFGKDIAQALGIKLTNADQVIYPGTDITKAHLAAYYAAVSERMLQHLSDRPLSLVRDTRHDLTDTFFQKHQLPGMPAALRAGELKKLSGKDSRILWVEDLAGLIGGVQMNVLEWHVWGARRQQPHLPERMVFDIDPDEDLGFADVRQAAFDIRDILGALGLASWPLVSGGKGIHVVVPLVPQADWSEVKQFCQNFAELLARNEPHRFIANMSKAQRKGRIFLDYLRNGQGATAICPWSTRARAGGTVAMPVTWDELGELAAANSFDIFSAAARAQGPDVWEGYFEAQQVLSEPVQQVVRR; this is encoded by the coding sequence ATGGCGGCGCTAGCCGCCGCAACCCGCACCAAGCGGCAAGCCCGCAGGGACTCAGACTCTACCCCGACGCTCCCCCTCCCCGCCTTTCGTCCGTTTCAGCTCTGCACACTAACCGAAGCAGTGCCCTCAGGCGACGACTGGCTGTTCGAAATGAAGTTCGACGGCTACCGCGCGCAGGTGGCAATCTCTGGTGGCAAGGCCAGGATCTTCACCCGCAATGGTCATGACTGGACCGAGCAGTTCAGTGTCCTCCTCCCTTCCCTCCAGTCTTTGACAGCTGGTTCGGCTCTCATCGACGGCGAGATCGTCGCCATCGATGCTCACGGACGGACCAACTTCTCCATGCTCAAGACCGGCATCAGGGCTGGCATTCCCCTCAAGTTCTACGCTTTCGACCTCCTCGATCAGGATGGCCGAAATCTATCTGACCTGCCGCTGATCGAGCGCAAGGCCCGCCTCGAGAAGCTGATCGGTTTTCGCGACCCGAGCGACAGCCTGCAGTTTTCGACCCATGTGCAGGGTGATGGTGATGCCCTGCTCAAGACCATGTGCGAAGGCGGGCATGAAGGGGTAATCGCCAAGCGAGCGGACGCCCGCTATGTCGGTGATCGCACCACCAGCTGGCTCAAGATCAAGTGCACAAAACGCCAGGAATTCGTAGTCGGCGGCTGGCGCCCGAGCGATACCGGCAAAGGCATGGCGAGCCTTATCCTGGGCACCTACGAGAACGGGCAACTGGTCTATCGCGGCCGAGTTGGCACCGGGTTCACCGAGCGAATGCGGGATAGCATTCTCGCACAGCTCAAAACCCGGTCTTTGAAATCCTCACCCTTCGCGGCAGTTCCTCGCGATATCGCCAGACTTGCCAACTGGGTCCGCCCGGAGCTGGTCGCCGAAGTTGCCTTCAGTGAAATCACCCCCGACGGTTCTCTGCGGCACCCCAGCTTCAAGGGATTACGGGAGGACAAGCCCGCAGCCGAGGTCGTACTCGAGCAGGCAGGCGTGAGCGTCCCAAGGGCCATGCTCGACCCCAAATTCGGCAAGGATATTGCTCAAGCGCTCGGCATAAAGCTAACCAATGCAGACCAGGTAATTTATCCCGGCACCGACATCACCAAGGCCCATCTCGCCGCCTACTATGCAGCGGTCTCCGAGCGCATGCTGCAACACCTTTCGGATCGCCCCCTTTCCCTGGTGCGGGATACCAGGCACGATCTCACCGACACGTTCTTTCAGAAGCATCAGCTGCCCGGCATGCCCGCAGCCCTCCGCGCAGGCGAGCTCAAGAAGCTGTCGGGCAAGGACAGTCGCATCCTGTGGGTCGAAGATCTCGCTGGTCTCATCGGTGGCGTGCAGATGAACGTTCTTGAATGGCACGTCTGGGGGGCACGCCGGCAGCAGCCACATTTGCCAGAACGCATGGTCTTCGACATCGACCCGGACGAGGACCTCGGCTTTGCAGATGTGCGGCAGGCAGCTTTCGACATCCGGGACATTCTTGGTGCCCTTGGGCTCGCATCCTGGCCCTTGGTTTCCGGCGGCAAAGGCATCCACGTAGTCGTCCCACTGGTCCCCCAGGCTGACTGGTCAGAGGTGAAGCAGTTCTGCCAGAACTTCGCCGAACTCCTTGCTCGCAATGAGCCGCATCGATTCATCGCCAACATGAGCAAGGCCCAGCGGAAGGGCCGCATCTTCCTTGACTATCTGCGGAACGGGCAAGGCGCTACGGCGATATGCCCCTGGTCTACCCGGGCTCGGGCTGGCGGCACGGTCGCCATGCCGGTCACCTGGGACGAATTGGGCGAACTCGCCGCGGCCAACAGTTTCGACATCTTCTCGGCCGCGGCACGGGCACAAGGTCCTGATGTTTGGGAAGGGTATTTCGAAGCCCAGCAGGTCCTGAGCGAACCCGTGCAGCAGGTGGTCCGCAGATGA
- a CDS encoding alpha/beta family hydrolase: MTEFLVDGPPDAAITILLAHGAGAPMDSAGMNAVTEALVRQGIRVARFEFAYMASRRTEGGRKPPPKAEKLMPEYLGAVEALAQPGKNLIIGGKSMGGRVGSMVADQLYETQRIAGLLCLGYPFRPPDKPQQLRTAHLEDLRTPTLICQGTRDPLGTREEVQTYLLSPAVKLLWLEDGDHDLKPRKAVSGFSAADHLQTVAKAVLSWAEELALDKP, encoded by the coding sequence ATGACCGAGTTTCTGGTTGATGGCCCGCCCGATGCAGCGATCACCATACTCCTTGCACATGGCGCAGGGGCGCCGATGGATTCCGCGGGGATGAACGCGGTGACGGAAGCATTGGTGCGGCAAGGCATACGAGTTGCCCGGTTCGAGTTTGCCTATATGGCCAGCAGGCGAACCGAAGGCGGCCGGAAGCCACCACCCAAGGCAGAAAAGCTCATGCCCGAATACCTCGGCGCGGTCGAGGCACTGGCGCAACCCGGGAAGAACCTTATCATTGGCGGCAAGTCCATGGGGGGCCGCGTGGGCAGCATGGTAGCAGACCAGCTCTACGAAACGCAGCGCATCGCCGGTCTGCTGTGTCTAGGTTATCCATTCCGTCCTCCAGACAAGCCACAGCAGCTGCGTACGGCGCATCTCGAAGACCTCAGAACCCCTACCCTCATCTGCCAGGGCACACGCGATCCGCTTGGAACGCGAGAGGAGGTCCAGACCTACCTGCTCTCACCCGCGGTGAAACTGCTGTGGCTCGAGGATGGAGATCATGATCTCAAGCCCCGCAAGGCAGTGTCGGGCTTCAGCGCGGCTGATCATTTGCAGACCGTTGCAAAGGCGGTCCTCTCCTGGGCGGAGGAGCTTGCATTGGACAAACCCTGA